CCCCCTCGAGCCCACCGCCACCTCCAGACTATGCTCCTACTCGTGTCCCTTGAGCCACCCGGGCCCCAGTGACCGTTAGGCCGTGGCCCTCACCGAGCTTTTCTTCCCAGCAGGGTCGTGGCCAGGACGCCGGCCGGGACCATCCACACAGGCGTTCGACAGCTCCGAGACGCTGCGGCCAAGCAGAAAGTTGAAGAGAAGGCGGCTCCCAGCCACACCAAGTTCAGGTGAGCCCCACTTGGACCAGCCCTCTGGAGACCCGCAACCCCTGACTCTTGCCCGACACCCTCCAGAGTCAGAACCAGTGAATTTTCAGCTATGTCACTTGCTATCCGTGggactttatgcaaataaatctGAGCCTCAGCCTTCTCATCTAAAAATGCAGATAATGCTGAGAAAGGTTGTGAGAATCAGATGAGCCGTGGTACAGAGTAAATGTTCAGTGAACATTCGTTAAATCAATGAGTGAATGTGAGATATCCATAACGTGTGTCAGCGTTCTTTCCTTCTGAGATGGAGATCTTTTCAGACCAACAACCTTCCCTGCCTCCAACACAAAATGGAGAGGTGAAGGGCACTAGCGATGGAACAGATGCTCCTGCACATCTTACAGATGGTCCAGGGTGGGTTTTGTGCTCAGCCCTAGGAACTGGCATCTTGCTTCCCACCAGTGCCACCACCTCTGTATGCTCTATACACATCCATTTAACTTCACacccatttaacaaacatttaccaaGAATCTACTATGAGTGAGACACCATTCTAGGTGCCGTGAATACAGATACAAAAGATCATTCCTCCCCACAAGTAGTTCACAGTCTTTGAAGGAAGACAAACATGCAAACATTTTCACCATAATCTGCTCAATAGTATAATAGAGGTAAGCATTGGTTGGAAGTATGAAAGCTTAAGTGTCTaactcctggccaggtgcagtagctcatgcctttaatcccagcactttaggaggccaagctgggcgaattacttgaggtcaggagatcgagaccagcctggccaatatggcgaaaccccgtctccactaaaaatacaaaaactagccaggcacttgtaatcccagccactcaggaggctgaggcaggagaatcgcatgaacccggggagcggaggttgcagtgagccaagatcacaccactgggtgacagattgagactctgtctcaaaaaaaaaaaagggtaagtgTCTCATTCCTGAGGAAATCAGGCAAGACCATGGAGAAAAGAACATGGAGCTCAGaagtgaatgggagttcatctGGACAAGTTGAAGTGGGTCATTGGAGACAAAGGTAACCGTCTGTGTAAAGGCATGTGGTATGAAAAACCATGGTGTGTTCAGGTGTGTATGTGATGGCAGATGCGGCCAACAAGACAAGAAGGAATCAGAATGCCAGGGGTCTTGTCTGTCACACTGGAGCTTTTACCCTGTCCCCACTGAAGGCAGTGAGGAGCTACTGAAAGGATCTAAACCAAGATTCTGTTGTAGTCATTTCTTCAacaatgccaggcactgttcagaGTGTTGGGGATATATCCCTGACCAAACAGACAAAAAGCCCTGCCCTCATAGAACTTAAATTCCAGTGGGTAGAAGACagtaaatagaaaacaagtaaaaTGTAGGAGTATAACGGTTGGAAAGGGAAGGTGGGGGGTCAAGCAGGCCTGCATAGCCACATTCTGTAGGACTTTCTAGGGACATTGTGAGGACTTCAGCTTTTACTGTGAATGAGATGAGAGGCCAGTGGAAATTGCTGAATAAAGGGTTGACATGATCTTGCTGACAAGATCTTGTAAGCTCTTTGGCTGCTGTGCTGATATTAAACCATAGGAGAGCAAGAATGGAAGCTGGGAAAAGTGCTGTAAGCAGTTAGAAGACTATTGAAATAATCCAGACAAGAAACGATGGTGGCTTGGACCATGGTTATTGCCATGGAGGTATTATAAATGGTCTgacattttgaaggtagagcaAGCAGGATTTGTTAATATACagtgtgagaaaaagagaggagtgAAGGAAGACCCCAAATTTTTTTGGCCTGAACAACTGGAAAGACGGAATTGTCATTTATTAAAATGGGGAAGACTGCAGGAGTTTGGATGGGAGTTGTTAAGGTTGAGATTCTTAATAATAAACATTCAAGTGGAGATACAATGTAGTTAGAAATGGAGCtcaagggctgggcgcggtggctcacctgtaatcccagcactttgggaggccgacgcaggtggatcaccaggtcaggcattttagaccagcctgaccaacatggtgaaaccccgtctctactaaaaatacaaaaattagccaggtgtggtggcacgggtctgtaatcccagctacccaggacgctgaggcgagagaatcacttgaactagggaggcggaggttgcagtgagccaagatcgtgccactgcagtccagcctggatgagactccatctcaaaaaaaaagaaatggagttcAAGAGTCAGACTTCAGACTTTAGCTAGAGATATACAGTTGGGAGACATCATAGAGATGatatttaaaaccatgagatGACAAAATCATTAATACCATAAATGAGATGAAGAGAAGAGGTCCAAAGACTGAACCCTGGGGCACTTTCACATTTAGAGATTTGGGAGACTGGGAAGAACCATCAGAAGAGACAAGGAACTTCCAGAGAGAGAATAGGAAAACCAGGAgagagcatttattttttaatttggctCAAGGTGGGGAGATCAGctgtgtcaaatgctgctgatgTGATAGGTTGCTAGATCAATAACAGAAATGCCTATTACATTTAGCAATGTGGAGTTAGTTGGATTAAAGCATTTTTGGTGGAGTGGTAGGGGTTAATAATCTGATTGAAATGGGTTCAAGGAGAATGGAAGCAGAGAATAGGAAGAAACAGCAAGTATAGTCAGTACCTTAAAGTTCCTTAAGAGGGCTCTGCTATAACGGAATAGAGAAATGGACAGTAGCTCCCAGCAGGTGGATTCAAGAGGTTTTGGAGGGTTGTTCTGTTATTTTTTCAGTTTGGAACATAACAATATGTTTTGCCATTGGGAGCAGTGCAGTATAGAGGGGAAAGAACAAGTGATACTGGAGTGGGAACATTGCGGGAACAGTGTCCTTCAGGGGCTAATACACAAGTGGAGCACTGTAACAGGAGAGAGCACAAAGGCTGTGGGCACAGATGTTCAGTAGTGGGAGCTGGGAGAAAGTCTGATGGCTTCTTTTCCTGTGGAGGTCATCTGCTCAGCAATGAGGAAGCAGGGAGTTGGAGgttagaggagacaaaagaagcTATAAAAGAATCATCTAGGAGAATGGAAGGATAATTGAACAGGGGATGTGCTGTACAATTGCGAGGCAGTTCTAATCACTTCTAAGGTCAAACCCACAGGAAAGAATATACTCGTAAACTTTGAATAccaatgtgtttttgttttgccttttaaaataccTCTAGAAAAGCAGGAAGGGCTGGGGCAAGAGTAGTCCTCAGATtataatataatttctaaaatggaaTCTATTGTATTTCAAGTGGCTGTGGTGGGTACAAACATGAATATGATTTGTGTGTGTAGGCCTAGTGGAACAGCAAGTTTATTTCCAGCTCCATTGCTGAAGGATGATTGTGTgtgttcaaattttaaaaagcacagctTGGTGAGCAAAGCTCTAGACTGAGACAGATCTACTAGGTCCAAGGCTTGGCTTCTCTTGTTAACCCTATTTCCCTATTGGTACCTAATTTTCACCATCTGAAAATAAAGAGTACTTAGCTagaaatagccagaaaacagctTGGACTAAGACAGTGGAAGATCTTGAACGCAACACAATGTGTTCACATCTGATTCTATTGGGACATTTGAAACATTGATTTCCAGACCCCATCCAGGAGTCCAGGGTGAAGCTTAAACATCTGTATGCTTCACAGCTGACTGATGTTTAGCCTGCATTGAAAACCACTTGTCTAGGGtagaggttggcaaactatggtcGACTGGGCAAATCTGGCCagttgcctgtttttgtaagtaaagttttattggaacacagcctaTTAATTTACTGTTGTCTATACCTGTTTTTGGGATATAGTGGAAGAGTTTAGTAATTGGGACAGAGACCTGTTGGCCCGCAAAGCCtaatatatttactatctggccctttacagaaaaagtttgctgtcCTTTATTCTAGAGgattctggatttttttaatggtaatgatatgagtattatttttatctcattttttataaaGTAGAGTCCAGATATTGTCTATGGTTGATGAAACAAGAAACAGAGGTttgactgtattttttaaattgcggGAAGAGGAACCTACAAAGGATCTGAAAATAATGGAACATACTTGCAGGGACAAGGAAGATGGGGAGTATAAATGAAAATCCCTTCTCATAGCAGAAAGTCCCTAGATGTGTCTGAAGTCAACAAGTCGAGAAACAGCCTCATAAGCACAGCAGTCACAGATGCAGTGGTGGCACCAGAAGGACTGAAAAGGAATGGTGGGGGCAGCCACTTCAGAAGCAGCAGGGGGCAGAGAGCTGTTATTTTTTAACCATGTGTTGTatctctttgatttttaaaaagtcgagacaattttaaataaaatctttcttctaATTGCAGCATTTACCCTCCCATTCCAGGAGAGGAGAGCTCTCTGAGGTGGGCAGGAAAGAAATTTGAGGAGATCCCAATCGCACACATTAAAGCATCCCACAACAAGTAAGTGGAAGGGAAACACTGGGCAGGTCTAGCGTGAGATTCTTTCCACTTCAGAGGGAAAGTCAGGCTTGGCCCTGAATACCCTGGGGTAGAAGTGAGGGTGCTAAGTGCTGCATGATGGCGCCAATGTAGAGCACCATCTTCCTTCTCACTTGAGGAACCACCTGCTGTCTTTACAGAGTTTATTCAAGTTTCATAAAAACGTGAAATTGGGTGGGCATATCGTAGTTATAAGAATTCTTTGCTTTCCTTGAGAATAGTGTTTCCTGGTTTTGCTCAAGAGTTGGAAGGAGTGTATTAGGGGCATATGGTTCCACCATGAAGGTGTTTATTAAGTGTTGCTGATAGGGAATGGAtgatatataaagtaaaagagATATGATTCAAGATATTAATATGATTTATTAATACACTAACCAGAATCTAGACCTCTAAATAGATATTGTCCCTTTAAAGTACTCACCACTCTGGGCCACTGTGTGCTGGCCTCCACCTTGTAGAGCTAAATATGGATGGTGAGTTTAAAGTGACAAGACTAGTGTTCTTGTGTGGCTTACAGACGGGGGCAGTGCCAAGGGAATTCCCAAACATATGCTGGCAACAGAAGCATTGCTGGTATTAGTAACAACTTTGCAGGTTGGCCCCCACTTGGAAATGAGATCAGTATTTGGTCACGGCCAACCCATCCAGCAATTGAGAGACCAGCACAAGAGACTACAGTCATGGGCTAAAGTGTGTGGCGCAGATGAAATGCTATAGGATTCATTTCAGCATTTGTCAGATAAATGCAAAGTGACAGCaattggatttctttttcttcccctctcaGGCTAATAAGGACATAGGCTAACTCTGCATTTAAGTGTCTGTGGTCTACTCTATACAGCACTGTTTAGGCTGTCACAGAGACCGACAATTATGCATCTATTCAATATGGAAAACCCTAGAAACTCTGGTAGGGGAAAATGGCAGAGCCATAGCCAGGATAACAAGTGGATGACCCAAGCCCAGGGCTGACTCCAGCAGGCCTCCCCTTCAGTCACTTCTCCTGTCTCCTTCTGTGAGCTCTCAGAGCTCTCCAGACCAGAAATAGGATGATGATGACTAAAGGGGAAATCAAAAGCATATCTGAGGATTTCTTAAGGCATTCTTAATTGTATTAATAAGTTAACTTATTAGAGATGATTAAGAAAAAGTTGTGggtggatgcagtggctcacacctataatcccagcactttgggaggatcacttgaggccaggaatttaagaccagcctgggcaacacagtgagacccagtctctacaaaaatacaaaaattagctgggcgtggtggcatgcacctatagtcccagctactcgggaggctggggtgggaggatggcctgagcccaggagttggaggctacagtgagctgtgattgtgccactgcacttccagcctgggcaacagagtgagaccctgtctcacaaaaaaataagaaaaagaaaagttttacttgtttaaaatgatttttgatCATGGAATATAGTGTTATAAGCATCAAAAGTATCCAATatgaggctgggcgaggtggctcatgcctgtaatcccagcactttgggaggccaaggcgggcagatcacctgaggttgggagttgaagaccggcctgaacaacatggagaaatcccatctctactaaaaatacaaaattagccagacatagtggtgcatgcctgtaatcccagctactctgaaggctgaggcagaagaatctcttcaacccaggaggcagaggttgctgtgagccaagatcgtgccattgcactccagcctgggcaacaagagcaaaactccatgtcaaaaaaaaaaaaaaagaaaaaaaaagtatacaatatggtaatattgctaatattttttttaaagagtcctTCTTTTAGAGCTAtgtactgaaatatttacagacaaAATGATaggtctgggatttgcttcaaaataatccattGGTGAGGGGAGTGGGCTGGGAACAAGGTTTATAGATGAAACTGAATTGGATAtgagttgataattgttgaagctggttGATGGGTCCATCAGATTTCGTATGTTATTCTCTTCACGtttgtgtttatttaaaactTGCCCCCAATAAAGTCATTTTCTGGGTGACACTTAACTAACTACTCTCAGATTATGGAGCGCTCTTTAAATTATGTGACTTAGCAGTTTTCAGTCAGGTTTAGGGGAGAATTCTGACCTCTCCTGATACTTCCTGTAGGAGTTCAAAACATGTTGATCTGATAAGCTCAAAGTGGAAGCAActgaattcctttttctttctcacccaggctTCTAGGGGCATAGATTAGCTCTCTCTTATTTCCCTGAAGAAGAGTTGTATCCTATGTGCTTCTTCTACTTTTCTCAGCACACAGATCCAGGTAGTCTCTGCCAGTAATGAGCCCCTTGCCCGTGCTTCCTGTGGCACAGAGGGATTTCGGAATGCCAAGAAGGGCACAGGCATCGCAGCACAGACAGCAGGCATAGCCGCAGCAGCGGTAAGTGTGTGTTCCTTCTGCTTCCCTCTGtagtgtgtgtttgctttctgcATGGCTCATCACTGAGTGGAGAATCCTCATTATACTACCCATTCAGAAGCAAGGGTTTGTCATGGCAGCTTAGATGCCCTGACATTGGAGCATTGGTTTGAAAAGGTTTAGTGAAAGgctccccttttttctttctctcagctTCATTACAGGTGAAGCCCTTGTTGATTCATTCTAGGATGTAAGAGCCAAGATACCAAAGGCTTGAGAACCAAAGACCCCTCAATTTAAAAAccgttagccaggtgtggtggcacctgcctgtagttccagctacttgggaggctgaggctggatggcttgagcccaagagtttgaggctgcagtgagctatgatctcaccactgcactaaagcctgggcaacagaaagagaccctgtctccaaaaaaaattaaaaataggccaggcacgatggctcacagttgtaatcccagcagtttgggaggccaaggcaggcgtaagagatcgagactatcctggccaacatggtgaaaccccatctctactaaaaatagaaaaattagctgggcgtggtggtgcgcacctgtagtcccaggtactcaggaggctgaggcaggagaatcacttgaacccaggaggtggaggttgcagtgactcgagatcacaccactgcactctagcctggcaacagaacgagactccatctcaagaaaaaaataaaaataaagacccatggtttggggttgggggagataTGATAGTCTATTTGGAGAGGACATGGTATCGTGAGGACTCATACAATACCAGTTCCAGTGTGAACTGTTGTAGACCTTTTTTAGAAGCAAATTGGCAAGGTGCTGCTATTGGTGTAGTTATTGAGCATCTacatgtgccagacactttacCTTCATTATCTTGAGTCTTCAGAGACCTTCAGCATTATCCACATTTTCATAAGCCAATTGAGATTCAGAGTGTGTGACTTGCCTAGAGCCATGCACCGATTCAGTTCACTGATCAGAACCCAGATTGGTCTGGGACCAAAGCCTGCACAATTTCTACTATAGCACAGGCCTTACAAATATTCAGACTCTGCCAAACCAGATGTATTTCCTGAAGGAAAACCTTGACCTTCAAACAACGGAAGGCACCCCAAAATATTGATTGCATGTACTATCATCAGAAATCAAAATGCTGTAAATGCCCAACCATGGACAGATCATATACTATGAAAAGAAGTATGTCACTGTTCACAGTGGCTTCTGCATGGTGAGTCATGAatgatttctgtatattttcccatttttataatGAACTGCCTTTACtatcaagaaagaaaattttaactctaACTACTTAGAGATTTTAAATGATAATGCTTTTAAAGTGGGTATTTAGGTTCAGCCTTGAAGCCTAGGGTGGCGCCTCATGGTCTGAAATTCTGCATTTGCCCACCTGAGAAAAACCTGAGCAATATTTAGAAATTTCCATTAGGTGGCAGTGCTGTCCTAGGCTAAACAGATCACAGTCGCGTGAATTCTGCAACCTGCCAAATTCTGTGGTCTCTGCTGGCGCCTGTCCTCCACTATAGCCATCTGCCCTTTGCCTCCCTGTTTACTTCTCTGGGTGCCCTTTCCCTGAgctcacacaccccttgctcTAGGAGGCAGTAGCAAGAGATTTGGATGCAGTAGTTCTCTCTCTGGGGCACTAACCACTCATTGCTTCTCTCCAGAAAGCTAAACAAAAGGGCGTGATCCACATCCGAGTTGTGGTGAAAGGCCTGGGGCCAGGACGCTTGGTAAGTTACAGTGATTTCCATAGTGTACTTGCCTCCTAGTAAGTGAGAGAATTTGGGGCTTGAGAGCAGAGTACAGGGAGAGTAGAAAACACCTTTTAGTGGATTTCCGTGTTTGCTTGAAGTTCCCGTCTGTTGTTTTTATAATTGACTAAGCCCCTCAGAGCAA
This window of the Nomascus leucogenys isolate Asia chromosome 6, Asia_NLE_v1, whole genome shotgun sequence genome carries:
- the MRPS11 gene encoding 28S ribosomal protein S11, mitochondrial isoform X1 — encoded protein: MQAVRNAASWFLRSWTWPQTTGRVVARTPAGTIHTGVRQLRDAAAKQKVEEKAAPSHTKFSIYPPIPGEESSLRWAGKKFEEIPIAHIKASHNNTQIQVVSASNEPLARASCGTEGFRNAKKGTGIAAQTAGIAAAAKAKQKGVIHIRVVVKGLGPGRLSAMHGLIMGGLEVISITDNTPIPHNGCRPRKARRL
- the MRPS11 gene encoding 28S ribosomal protein S11, mitochondrial isoform X3, coding for MQAVRNAASWFLRSWTWPQTTGRVVARTPAGTIHTGVRQLRDAAAKQKVEEKAAPSHTKFSTQIQVVSASNEPLARASCGTEGFRNAKKGTGIAAQTAGIAAAAKAKQKGVIHIRVVVKGLGPGRLSAMHGLIMGGLEVISITDNTPIPHNGCRPRKARRL
- the MRPS11 gene encoding 28S ribosomal protein S11, mitochondrial isoform X2, with the translated sequence MQAVRNAASWFLRSWTWPQTTGVVARTPAGTIHTGVRQLRDAAAKQKVEEKAAPSHTKFSIYPPIPGEESSLRWAGKKFEEIPIAHIKASHNNTQIQVVSASNEPLARASCGTEGFRNAKKGTGIAAQTAGIAAAAKAKQKGVIHIRVVVKGLGPGRLSAMHGLIMGGLEVISITDNTPIPHNGCRPRKARRL
- the MRPS11 gene encoding 28S ribosomal protein S11, mitochondrial isoform X4 — protein: MEKRTWSSEVNGSSSGQVEVGHWRQSIYPPIPGEESSLRWAGKKFEEIPIAHIKASHNNTQIQVVSASNEPLARASCGTEGFRNAKKGTGIAAQTAGIAAAAKAKQKGVIHIRVVVKGLGPGRLSAMHGLIMGGLEVISITDNTPIPHNGCRPRKARRL